The region AGCCAGTCAGCCAGTGACAAGTACTGAGCCTAAAGCTGTGAAAGACAAGAAAAGCAACAAGAGGAAGCTTTCGGAGGTCACTGAAGGTCAAGATCACAACACCAGCAAGAGGAAAAGGACAGAGGAAGAATCTGAAGGTCAAGGGAACAGCCCAGAAGTTCAGGAGTCAAGAAAACGAGGGAGGTTGAGTAggaaatccaagatggccgacAGAAACAAAGGTCAAGAGTTGAACACGGCACAGCAGtcagatggggaggggggcagaagaaGAACCGGTCGGACAAAGAGAAATTCTAGCCCAAGTGAAGAGAAGGAAGAACCAAAAAGGAGTAGTAGAAGGGTCTCAAGGAAACAGGAAGAGcaaaagaaagaagacagtGAAGAAGAAGTGAAAATTGTAGAAGAAGCACCAACGGAAAGTGGTGAGATAAGTCAAGGTATGTTCTTGACAGCCAAGTAATTTTTGATCATCAATATAGTTTTATATCAATGTTCTATATTCTGTTTCCTTGTATGTTTTGGAAACATCCTTATTTCATTTGATTCTAAAATCCATTTACACCAGACTATCCCTTTTCTATCTGTTTTTAAAACAGACTTGCTTGTACATGAAAGCATTGTCCATTAATTCTTTAATGCTTGGCCTTCCagtttatttacatgtaggacttCAAGCTTGAAGCACAGAACATTACAGTCTCTGTGATAATGATTTAAAAATTTATGTTACACATACCGATACATCTGTAATTTTTTCCTGAAGATGGCATCCAGGATTCACTGTGGACAGACAAGTACCAACCCAGAAGTTCCTCGGAGGTTATCGGTAACACAGGGGCCATGAAGAAACTTAAGGGCTGGCTACACGACTGGAAGATCAGGGCAGACAAGGAGATGAGAAGAATgatgaaagaaatgaagaaacaaaagaaggCACAGAAAAATGCAGGTTAGTTTGCTGGGGCCACCCTATTTTATACACATGACCTTTTCCGTTACCTTGCATATTCTATTACATTTGTTTGAATAGCAATACAGCGGTACAATACAGTGCAAAATTAACTGCAAAGACGTGTACAATGTGGTTACAAGCTTCATATCAATGATGTGGTAGCCATAAAGCTGGcttcacaattcatgcgagcgtcggcggaatttgtagatcgcccgagcgtcgaccgtattttccaatgaaaatctcgggcaacgtccgtcgaacactaaaatctaaaaatccCTCATGAGATgttaccatctcttggacatggacaaagtcagaatcaactaacctggtaaaaggccaatatttggatcaactttgatttctgaaaatcgcccgaagcccgcgtaatcgacaggacgtcggccgtacttcagccgaaaatggacatttgaagctcgccaacaagTCGgctgagctgaatttcttatttgtgacgggggtgTAAGAGCTAAGATTGCAGTGggagatgtacaaatgtagcaaacACAGTATCTTCACTTTAGCACTTGTGTTGGTAGTTGACATACTTGTAGAGCAGAGCTTTTTGTGTAGTAAAGTATCCTTATATAGCCAGCTGCTGTATAAATATATGGCTACTGTCTGATCCCAGCAAAAAAGTCGGGATCCCAAGGGTCGGGTGACTGGTGGGATGACGATGACAGTGACTTTGATGTCAGCGATGACGGAGACAGTGACTACaatgaggaggaagaggaggatggCCTCTGTAACACTATGCTGGTTCTGGGGCCAACCGGCATTGGGAAGACTTCAGCTGTGTATGCTTGTGCCCAGGAACTAGGATACAAGGTAAGACACAAGTCAGATTTGTAGTAAAGATTGCGTCAGTAGAAAATCCGTTGTTCTTAtcactaaagctaagaaggtcccgggttcgaatcctttcatatcaccgatcttgtgcccttgggaaaggtacttcacacgactttcctcactccacccaggtgtgaatgggtacctgacttcggttggggaaggtcgtattgaggtcatctggtggcgccgaatggcagccgcccagacccttgcgacagttccacaaaatgcaagtgttgTGCATAcataaaatatgtatatgttgtgtattatgtgaaacctgtaaaccctgcatcaattcagcgctagaaaggctgccattgcgggtaatttctgaccaataaaaaccattattataaggTATAGACAAGAGTGCAGAAACCATGATTTTAGTTGTTGTGACAAACTAGTCTAATTTTGTACTTATGCAATAATTTTCACCTGTCCAGGTGTTTGAGGTGAATGCTGCGTCCCTGCGGAGTGGCAAACAGGTGCTGACACAGCTGCGGGAGGCCACACAATCCCACCAGGTGTCCAAACAAGCCCAGACGGGCGGGGCAGCAAGTCTCTTCAAAACATCACTCACACCACAGAAGGGTAATGATTTTTCATTGCTGAAAATATAACATCTAACGTAacgtgaccagttaacgtccaatttattcaaaacgtatttatcttaaaaccgcgcggacagagccaaatgttaaacccatgggcagaaatatcagctcttccaaaaatgaaaatgcatgattccgtgcaacttgttgttactggttcgggagtttattctgttatatcgctggacgtaaacctttttattgttttgtatgaaagagagagatggctaaggatcatacttacatgtatgacgttctttgttgctcatgagaacaggctttggcataatacaccgcgacatgtggacctgacccaaactggacgtaaactgctcccgcacgtaaataggacACGTTACGttactaacataatttcactagggtacataattctgccaccctatAAAGATAGTGcaatataatgcactcctgtatatctaaactgtgcatacttagggggtgctgcactagagatctctcaaacccactgtttttcaaagtggcggatttatgcaaCCTGTCGGAatgatgttaatggaggttaactGTTAAATGTGATGCAAGTTATCAAATGTTGTTTATCACTGGTAAtttggtacagtcaaacctggccgagcaaccacctggcgcaggcaaccacttgtaaacacacacatttcaatgtggaaagagccagaagttgagggagttttgtgtcctcgaacacaaaactgtagcaacattgattctaacctccgaatccagtattcgaatttccgacggcggcgcaactggcgcgctcgaaatgcattcgaaatattctatggaagcctgtgtaaTAACACTCCCAAACTCTAtatgatccggatagttatcacacggtccggaacacccgtatcaggcccaggcatgacataattaAAAATACATCATCAGTTGTGTGATACTCTTTTACAGTCAAACCAGGAGCAAACAAGGCGCCCCTGCCTTCCTCCTTTGCGTCCTTCTTCAAGAAGACAGAAGATgggaagaaggaggaggaagaCAGCAAAGGTCCAGCAGGAAACAAGAAAGTCAGAAGATCACTTGAGCTTGGGCCATCTTCAGGGGCTAAAGGAAACAAGAAGGAAAAGAAGCCAGGTTGGTAGCAGTTGCAAAAGGAATTCTTGGTTTTATAACTTGAGTCAATGtgggaatactgtaaattgatttaagtTCACGATGAgttaatttcgcggtaaggaaAAAATaaggagtgttcgcggtggttttgagttcacaatAACATGAAAAGTAGCCCCTGTTCAATGTATTCAATGTTTTATTTGGCTAGCTTCAATGGGATTTCAGACTAAGTTTACAAAGTACAACATCTAAATATGGTATGTTTTAGcctttaagccggcgtcacaattcatgcgagcgtcgaccgactttgtagatcgcccaaagctcgccgaatgtcaaaatcgcccgagcgtcgaccgtattttccaataaaaatcTCGAGTGACGTCCgttgaacactaaaaactacaaatcccccatgagatggtaccatcttttggacatggacaaagtcataatcgactaacctggtaaaaggccaatatttggatcaactttgatttctaaaaatcgcccgaaagcccgcgtaatcgacaggacgtcgccTGTACTTCaaccgaaaatgcacatttgaagctcgccaacacgccAAATtccttatttgtgacgggggctttagcacactgaagtagttgTTTGGCACCCCGTTCTTTATTGGTTACATAGTTAGGCAGCGGGGAGAAGGATAGACAATTGGTGTGTCTTCTGTGAATAATGTACAAGAAagcattttcttgttttccagAGAAAAGAAGATCCAGTAAAGGCGGCAGTGCCAAAAACTCAACAGAAGCAAAACCAGCTGCAACAAAAGAACCTACCCGGGCAATGACCTCACTCATACTATTTGAAGAGGTAAAGTTTCATCATTCTTCCTACATttctacaaatgttttcaaagtttttctcagaaatttgtctttttattctgttgaTAAACCTTTTTATGTGGAGTAAGGAAATTGAAGTAAATTTCTTTAGAAAAGAAATTATGTATTGCCATGATATGTACGGTTGTTGAACAAACTCTGCATGAAACATCTTTTTAATCTATCAATACAAGGGTGTAGTTTCAGTAAGTTTCAAGGTTTCCccgttgcccccctccccacaggtggaTGTAGTGTTTGAAGACGACAAAGGATTCCTTCCAGCCATCAACTCCTTGATGACAACCACAAAGAGGCCCATCATTCTCACTACCTCAGGTATGTATAGGTTTTTCTGACTTGTGAATTAGAAATTGGGTTGAGATCatgataatgtttttgtttcattgaaGTTTAGTCATTTTATCCATTGTTCAGATATCTTCTGCTACTTTCCAGATGCCACCTTTCGTGCCAGGTTTGAAGGAAGATACGAAGAGCTGACATTCAAACAACCTTTGCAGGTAAGATGTACCCAAATATTGTCCTTTGCGTCATCCTCaatactgtagttcttgtttctttcactgtaactttatgttcactgttttcacggtcacttctgtgccgtgaacttatcatcaacgtgaaaaacctgttttattatttatgattccttcacacatcccttctgtaaatcacttgccttcaccgtgaagttaaagttcagtgaaaatgtccattttccttacaccgtgaaattttgctaccgtgaagataaaggaTTACAGTCCTATTGTCAATGTTGCCCTAATCAAGAAATTAGATTTCACCTGAAATAACATGgcatgtaagtgtgtgtgtgctgtgtttATGTATTcctgcattgtttttttttatataaaactTACAACATTAATATAAAAGAGAAGTTTGGAAGattgaaaattcaaaacttCCTAATTAATTCTCCCCCCCCCTCTCTTGCAGCCTATTGTTACATCCCACCTGCAGCTGTTGTGCCTTGCGGAGAACCTCCCCACCAAGAGAGCCGATGTGGAAGCTACAGTGGCGCTGAGTCGTGGTGACATACGGCGCGCCATGTTGTCCCTGCAGTTCTGGACTGAGTCAGGAGGGGGCAGGATTGAGAAGAGGATGGCTTCAGATCTCCACAAGGTACCAAACTCCATCATTACCTATCTGCACTTCCTAGTAACTTTTTAGTATccaatgtagtacatgtacaaatatgtggGAAATCTTTACAGGAAAAGTCCAATAAGGTTcttgtgaaaaaaatcttgttacTGTATTTCCAAATAGATATGCAAACAATATTCATCTATGATTTTAGGTCGTCACAAACACAGAAAACCCTCCACAACCTCCACAAATAGAGGAATCTTCGCAGAGCCAAACTTGTGACACTGTCGACATTACTGCAAAACCTGGGGACAAGACCACCATGGTGCTGGGACCACTGCCTGATGATGAAAACGCCATGGATGCTGACGGCTTCCTCAGCTGCAGAAGAACGACAGCAACACTCCGAAACCAGGTGCTGCTGGCTGCTGATGACACATGTGACAGCTGTCCATCAAGTCAAgaggttgctatggcaacagttgccatggaaacaaatCCAGAAACAGTGGAATTACATTCCCAATGTATGGAGAGTGTGCTTGGAATCCACAACGTTGCTGGCTGCAAGAATCAACTACTTGAAATGTTCAAGGTACAAAAACGATTTTTCATTTCCTATTGTGACTGATTTCCTATATTCCCTCGGGACAATATTATGATTTGTTGCCTTCaaattcttttatttgttttttaacGGTTTTTGAGTCTGTATGTTCCATTGTTGTATCATATtgtgtattgaattttgtgAGGGTTTTTTCCAGACTCAAGACTCGGACCAAGGATGTCTTGCTAGACAGATAAGCCTCACAGCCAGCTGCCAGTGGCAGGGCAGAAACCTCCTGTTCTGCAATGTGGAACAACTCCTGCCCCTCCCCACAACTCCATGGATCAGGCCAAAATGTAGCAACCCAAGTGTACTCCAGAACGTACCATTACAAGATGAAGATAAAGAAAGGGGGAGACAGAGGAAAGGAGATCCTCTCCTTGATAGTTCACTGTTTGATGCTGAAGACATGCCAAGTTCTCAACCCAAAGATGCTACCATAGTAGAAGACAATACACCTCTAGCAGCAGAAGGAAGTGCTAAGAGCTGTAGGGATAAGGATGTTGATGCTCAGAGCAGCTCAACAGGtgtagaaaaagaagaaaatgtcttcAAAAAGAAACTCATTTGCCAAGCACTTGCCTCCTTTTGTGAACTGTCAGAAAACAAGTCTTTCCTGgacatgcatgcacacaagTCTTTTCAGAAGGAAGGAATCTGCAAGATTGACCAATCGGCTTggagggcaaaggtcaagtcAGGGATGACTGACAGTGTGAGGAAAGTGGAGGAGTCTGATTGGAGGAGAGCAGAGATGGAGGCGGAGCTTCGTGCTACAGTGGAAGTGATGAGTTTGAGGCAGTGTGCAAGAACAGTAGGAAAGCTAGCATCGGAATGGGCACAAGATTCAGGGAGTAGAGACTTGTGTGAAGAACTGACATTGCCAGTTGTAGGTGATGCAGCTAGCTTGAGGACATTAAATCTACAAGACGAGACACAAGCACAGCTTAGGTATGTCCTGATTATCCCTCAATCTTCAAATCTCACAAGATGTGTTGTAAAATCATGTATAGTTCACCTgtcttgaatgaatgaatggtttatttacaTCCCAAGACAAAACATACATAGCAGCCTACATTGGCTGAAGTGAAGTATGATTTACATATAAAAATAGTCTAAAAGCATTAAAGATACATACTATGAATATTTCATACTTACAATACTCAATTTAGAATATATGCGTACTCGTTTACATGCTTTTTTGCGGCGCCTACACTTTGTCATTGAGTAGGTCGACCAGGTAAGGTAGTGTAGTCTTACGATATCTAGCGGTCCTACATTTGAACTGTGTTATCTGGTGTTTAGACCTAAGAAGgttcttgccatggagactcaTATGGTTTGGAGGCAACCAATTAGCAAACGTCGTGGAGCTTTACAAGGAAGTAACAAACTTAGCACATAGCTCATGTCGTCTGCTGCGTAGAGATGGCAAGACGGCAGGAAATGGCATGATACTAGTATCCAAAAAAACTACCCCTGCAATAGTTCAACCTTCCCTTTCTTTCCAAAATGTCTTGTACAGTAATATGGTCATTTCAGCATTGGGGAGGTAGATAGATTTGGTACActgtgtttcaaaatgttaaaaaatcaaacttgaccatCCTTAATTATTTTTTATAATCCCTGCCAATTGTACATGCATTTTCAGCACtgttcataaatgtttctcctTTTATTATTATAGTATGTTCAGCACGAGGCATCAAACTGTTCATGGAGTTGCGTCAGCGCTACCTAACCTCACCCACGGTCAGCACAGGGCCCTCGCGCTGGACTATCTCCCCACCCTGCGCTCCATCTGTGTCACCGAGAAACTCAGGGAAGCATCCAAACTCAAAAGAAGGCATGAATACTACTTCTTTCTATACTATTAAGATGTCATTTCAGGAAGAACATAGATAagcttgtattttgtatcttctATAAACCAGCAATGGATGACAAGCAGTTCTGGAAAATAAACTTTgcttgctgcacctcgtaatgaggaggaatgatgatgatgatgatgatgatgatgatgatgaaccatTCATAAACTTTgcttgctgcacctcgtaatgaggaggaatgatgatgatgatgatgatgatgatgatgaaccatTCATAAACTTTgcttgctgcacctcgtaatgaggaggaatgatgatgatgatgatgatgatgatgatgatgatgatgatgatgataaaccaTTCAGTGCTGATGGTCTAACAACTAATATTTGAAACCTTGACATTAAAAGATTTCATTTTTTCCTTTGCAGGTTTTTACACTACCTGGACAACAATGGATTGTCACTCAAGCCTTCTGTACTGAATGCTCTGGCTCAGGAATTTTGAACACATGATCTAGAAATGTATGTGATTTAAGGTGTGAGACTTGTGATTGTGAGAAGATTGTTTTTACGGATTCTTACCTATATGTAactttacatgtagctgtacaaAGAAAGGTATTAGCCCTCGAATCAACTAAGATATAAATTTCCCCCTTTGTCATCAACGATAGCAAatgcatttgcacatgtatgaTATTTTAGAGAATGAAATGAATTTATGGTGCATGCCGTGATgggtttttgtgtgtttcataCCAGCTTTGAGTAATTTGTTTAGATCTACTGTCTCTGTATGAGGAGGATTGTTTGTAATAATCTTTGGATCCAACTGAGAGAGAAATGACCTGATGTGTAAGTGATTGTGCTGGATGGAGTAACAATATGAGGTACAGATCGAAGCATGGTGAATATTAAACAAAAAATTCAGAACattctattttcattttagCTCAATGTACTGCCAGAACCATTGTGTAATTTTTGTCAAAACTAACTGTGAATAAAACCTGATGTGAAAAGGTTTGTAACATTTGTATTCTTGTATCAAgcagtgatatacatgtaattagagGATATGAAAGTAGTTGTGATACTTTCTGTGTTGTTATGGTGCCACCAATAATcgttttttgtatctgtatctatatagccggtataacccccattaggtgtaacacaccagcttcgcaagcatgtggtgcggcagcagctggttatattacaccgatcggtctgttacacctagtcttggcatatcttactgcttggttctgcaccctctccagtttatctttatccctctttgtgtatggatcccaaactatGTTTTGTCAATATTAATGTTATAAGGAATAAAAGTACAAACCTCCCTTGGCAATGTTTTTGGAGTAGATGCataaacatgtaacatgaagGATAGTAAAACCTGAATAAGCTTTGAAATCTGAAATaaagttccttttttttaaattaaatcATACAGACATGTTGACAAGTGAAATGCCAAAATGAAGATCTATAACTAAAGTGTAAGGACAGGGCTTTAACTGTATCCAAATCTTCATGTCTCCTAGATCTACTTGTATTCAAGGTCCAACGAACTAGAGAACACAGTCATTGAACAAACCACTGTATGCAGGGAaatgtttattttcaatttaCCACTTTTTTGTATCGAGATCACATGTTTTACTTAGTGGACCAGAGCGGCAGGTAGGCGGGGACTGCCAACTGTTCTCCATTCGGTCCCTCCTCCCACTCGAAACACGCACCGATAACATTACTGAACAGGTAACCAACCTACAGggagaaaagaaagaagaaacgtGTAGTGTTCCTGCGTACTGTAACGGTTAGCACATTTCCTGTCTAGCACATAGCAATATCTTAAAACGTCCATGGTTCTCACAACCTAAGATCGCAGTAACCCTTCAACTTCAATCGCTTAGGAcaaaactctccaagcagaggtttgtggggaaGAGTGTGACATTTTTATCGCTCaaaaaaacggcacaaaaaggtcacaatcctccccaccaacctctgcttggagagttttgTCCTAAGCGATTGAAGTTGAAGGGCTACAGTGGAAATAGGACGATGCCTAACCACACCAtgaaacttgaaaaatccaTGGACAACATTTTAGTAGCGATGATGAACTTACCTCCTCAGCTGCCTGTTGCACGGCCGGGTCATTGGAGTCGTAGTACTCGTCCTGCAGACAGGCGTACATGGTGCGGCCACAGTCACAGCTAGTGATGGTGTGGGGACGCATGTTGGTCATGCCATACCTCGTAGCCCAAGCTGGGGGGGAGACAATTTGTTTTAGGACGAGAGTGTGGAAAAGAAACGAATGAATCGATAGTATGACTCTCATCCTTGCTCTCATAAACTCTCATAATACGAACTCTGAACTTTTAGCTTAAGACGCGGATCTTACAGGCAATATGCCtcctatccgaacactatgttatgttatgttatgttatgaacATGCTCAGTAAAAATAGCCCGTCAATTCAATGCCACTATTTGAAGCAGCTATTACACGTGTCAGTGGGGGCCTCTAGCGATTTACGCTATTTTTGCAGTTGCGCGAGgtaagttttgctgcagtaatTTCAATGAATGCTAGAagtcgcttttgatccatgctTCTGAGATTATATTATGAGCATTATCTTTGTTTTGTAAGCTCAGACCTGAAATATCTGCCTTTTACTTGTATTTCTCGTACGTTAACACTATTGTTAAAGTGTAAGTCATCAAACGAGCAGCACTGTTAAGAAGTTTGGATGTGATATAAGGCGTCCCGAAATTGTACCTACCCCTGATGTAGTCGGGACAGAGGTAGTGTGCGAGACAGCAGCGGTCCACAGTCGGAGGGTTCCCGAGCTGCGGCTCGTACGGGTCTGCGTTAGGGGTGCCGGTGCCGCACCACAGAGTGCCTGAAAATTACGAACAGCTGAACTCTAGTTTGCTGAGTGTGACGAGACCTAGTTATAGCTGAGTGTTTTTGAATGCAATTCCTCCAAAGCAACTATGAAATCGTGGCGAAGAATTATGGCAACCATTATGGCAACAAAACGGTGATTTTTTATTATTGATAATAACATCTGCATATGACTTACCTGGGTAGTTAATTGCGAACTTTGTTTGCGGTGCGGCTGACgcctgaaaaacaaacataatttttaCACAGATCTAATGACGTGCAAAAATTCTGTTGAACACGATGCAGTTGaaacgaatgaatgaagacctttatcgtGCATTCATGCCCCAAGGGGCTAgttacaggtcgtctaacttaacacatggaacatacaaggacataaatgcAACAacacaagctgtaaacatatagagtagacaaacatgttattaaactaagctagtccagtagggtcgacttcttctcgcttctttgtacatgacttgtgtaaatgtatgaacagacagtatttcttatacaaggattatcaggcgtaatgaaaatgaaaatatgaagttgtctgttgcatttagatgttcgaaatatgggaatttttctttgataaggttaaaaagtacacttctttcgctatcgtataatttacaatctaggacgaaatgttgctcatcttctacttgatttaaattacaatgttgacaaagtctatgttgaaGAAACATTAATGAAAtgaagtctgtgtgtgtgtgtgtgtactttgaTATCCTGGAATAAATTTCCTGTCTAGTGCAGACAGCACCGTATGGTACACTACCACAACTAACGTGACTTCATTGCTTTCGGTATTGCGGTATTACTAGGTTCTACTTCAAATTTGCTGCATTAAACTCTGCTTAAATTTCTTACTCACCATTCCACAAAGGGCAACAACCAACAGAACTGTCCACATGGTGAAAAACGCGGCTTGCTCGGTGAACTGGAGATGAAGAAGTAACCTGTGAAGTCTGTCTTACTTGTATAGGACGTGACGATGTGAATTATGTGCGCGGCGCCCACAAATATTTCCGCGTGAGAATTTGCTCATCTGTGTATGTGCGATAGATTGTAAAGTCAACATTCCGCATCCGAACGTACACACCTTACACACGGTCTGCCACGGCGGAACAAATTAAACGTACGACTTCTGGCAAAGCCTGGCCTTCAACTTTCTTACATTGATAATTTATGTTTATAGGTCTCGTGGTCGTAACTATAGCTCTTTGATCGTGTCCTAATTTGGTGCTAGGACGACTACATGAATATACCGCCCAACCATTTATCGATTTTTGAACTTATTAACTATATACTTCCCGTATGTTCACATTTTAAGATTTAATATGTGCTAGTATTATCAACAATATGTgaatgattatttttttcttcaaatttcccTTGACGCCGTACGACCTGCAAAGGTATTCAGAGGAAGTTGTCTGAAGTGATACTAGTTTGTT is a window of Branchiostoma lanceolatum isolate klBraLanc5 chromosome 8, klBraLanc5.hap2, whole genome shotgun sequence DNA encoding:
- the LOC136439522 gene encoding ATPase family AAA domain-containing protein 5-like; this translates as MGSNRKSKKRKKSDVLNSSVDDFEAQPKKASKVSVSAAPVEKLTTSQDEETSRGDKYSTKTEDIKEEIKHTVTDVKKQGTPQEGKGTKQSSDEDRGNVGGANHYKPAKEILIDTSTALDGSICEIDPGDDSVMMISYHDYLTNSQSEAEEEEDDKIITDVIDLENNDPEDSNNVADEIPYNDFLKGSAEEVKDNSDTCKSEDVQHVVEESSNQEIPYEEFVRNIGNSASEDDKPADVISKPSGESLSGSPNSSGQGKVVTVEAQVHCPTEESVSKQKRSELLKQVKRASTPKTKGRKKSNVVVEEVDLVIEESNDSNKKVNEERTKIIKTSTATRDIDPETRARNEEIKKNFMANFRQPVVKKKAAETEENKEVSLKEEEENEKEVEADKKQSVKSLQPASKSNTRARKPATKKVSVEKEDEEKESPALKKTKRSGRKNGKKDTTVAKVKKKTDNKATSKKKVEMAKEAELVEVVEPEVEETPTRTTRSGRKCVYRSQLLSMGSPNTPSPIRLRLTRVARRNRCGLDNQEDFTPKSKKKAKNAKVTKAQELIQKAKAQKSSKGKSKPESLLQPKMTRPKRQAAKPKSPEVVEITDEITTSQTKRVKARKGTAKVQSPKGKKVVASPKKEGPKIGKDSKPLRSFLDVLGKKKVSSPKKAVCSPRKAAAIFNTFGKNVTKSGRSSPLTILDDDSRGSGSESSMDEATFAARRNFLMSGIPDRLRKQITITAAQALAYAYPPFPTVSHVQQRDTDIPDGHLDFWNLSQPREGSIPTVEVQSFEGKPRAPVPPLPHVVCKSLVAEIGTYCPGVPVRRVYKRYRSRYLEHQGHEHQEQDPSQTVSQLASQPVTSTEPKAVKDKKSNKRKLSEVTEGQDHNTSKRKRTEEESEGQGNSPEVQESRKRGRLSRKSKMADRNKGQELNTAQQSDGEGGRRRTGRTKRNSSPSEEKEEPKRSSRRVSRKQEEQKKEDSEEEVKIVEEAPTESGEISQDGIQDSLWTDKYQPRSSSEVIGNTGAMKKLKGWLHDWKIRADKEMRRMMKEMKKQKKAQKNAAKKSGSQGSGDWWDDDDSDFDVSDDGDSDYNEEEEEDGLCNTMLVLGPTGIGKTSAVYACAQELGYKVFEVNAASLRSGKQVLTQLREATQSHQVSKQAQTGGAASLFKTSLTPQKVKPGANKAPLPSSFASFFKKTEDGKKEEEDSKGPAGNKKVRRSLELGPSSGAKGNKKEKKPEKRRSSKGGSAKNSTEAKPAATKEPTRAMTSLILFEEVDVVFEDDKGFLPAINSLMTTTKRPIILTTSDATFRARFEGRYEELTFKQPLQPIVTSHLQLLCLAENLPTKRADVEATVALSRGDIRRAMLSLQFWTESGGGRIEKRMASDLHKVVTNTENPPQPPQIEESSQSQTCDTVDITAKPGDKTTMVLGPLPDDENAMDADGFLSCRRTTATLRNQVLLAADDTCDSCPSSQEVAMATVAMETNPETVELHSQCMESVLGIHNVAGCKNQLLEMFKTQDSDQGCLARQISLTASCQWQGRNLLFCNVEQLLPLPTTPWIRPKCSNPSVLQNVPLQDEDKERGRQRKGDPLLDSSLFDAEDMPSSQPKDATIVEDNTPLAAEGSAKSCRDKDVDAQSSSTGVEKEENVFKKKLICQALASFCELSENKSFLDMHAHKSFQKEGICKIDQSAWRAKVKSGMTDSVRKVEESDWRRAEMEAELRATVEVMSLRQCARTVGKLASEWAQDSGSRDLCEELTLPVVGDAASLRTLNLQDETQAQLSMFSTRHQTVHGVASALPNLTHGQHRALALDYLPTLRSICVTEKLREASKLKRRFLHYLDNNGLSLKPSVLNALAQEF
- the LOC136439916 gene encoding phospholipase A2-like, with product MWTVLLVVALCGMASAAPQTKFAINYPGTLWCGTGTPNADPYEPQLGNPPTVDRCCLAHYLCPDYIRAWATRYGMTNMRPHTITSCDCGRTMYACLQDEYYDSNDPAVQQAAEEVGYLFSNVIGACFEWEEGPNGEQLAVPAYLPLWSTK